One genomic region from Marinomonas maritima encodes:
- a CDS encoding GGDEF domain-containing protein translates to MDDRNDQKNILIPATYRLLIVTLLSSIIYTVLFNVYSTPFTIHAFQPGIIFFLHLTLLIYLYKNPIRRVNRVINAYGAVILFTTVPNTLYFTINAWQGDWRFVDTFPPLSGMIILTTTLMMLMLPEKYNKLAVITWILNAFPVLLFLLTHQEELQTPRGYDLLFLFGPASLLILLIVPYQRGINSHMHKIVFDLQHSQQAAERDFLTDVYNRRGLESWLNNVNPSTKACVLLMDIDHFKTVNDRFGHSVGDRVLIEFASRLRTVYQGKYGLARWGGEEFMIVILNPKVNKTKVLAELF, encoded by the coding sequence ATGGACGACAGAAACGATCAAAAAAACATACTGATTCCTGCAACGTATCGACTACTCATCGTCACCCTGTTAAGCAGTATTATTTACACCGTTTTATTCAATGTCTATTCGACTCCTTTTACTATCCATGCCTTTCAGCCCGGTATTATTTTCTTTCTGCACCTTACGCTGCTCATTTACTTATATAAAAACCCGATAAGAAGAGTCAACCGCGTCATCAATGCCTATGGCGCCGTCATACTTTTTACCACGGTGCCAAACACCTTGTACTTCACTATTAACGCTTGGCAAGGGGATTGGCGTTTTGTAGACACCTTTCCGCCGCTTTCAGGAATGATCATTTTAACCACCACGTTGATGATGCTGATGCTGCCTGAAAAATACAACAAACTGGCGGTCATCACTTGGATTTTAAACGCCTTTCCCGTGCTTCTGTTTTTACTGACTCATCAAGAAGAACTTCAAACCCCCAGAGGGTACGACCTACTCTTTCTCTTTGGTCCGGCCAGCCTGTTGATTTTGCTGATCGTTCCTTACCAGCGTGGCATCAATAGTCACATGCACAAAATCGTTTTTGATTTACAGCACTCACAACAAGCCGCCGAACGAGATTTTTTAACCGATGTGTACAATCGTCGAGGCTTAGAAAGCTGGCTAAACAACGTCAATCCAAGTACAAAAGCGTGCGTATTACTGATGGACATTGATCACTTTAAAACGGTTAATGATCGCTTTGGGCACTCGGTTGGCGACAGAGTCTTGATCGAATTTGCCTCTCGTTTACGCACTGTTTATCAAGGAAAATATGGGCTAGCACGATGGGGTGGCGAAGAGTTTATGATCGTAATACTCAACCCTAAAGTCAATAAAACCAAGGTTCTTGCCGAATTATTC
- a CDS encoding homoserine kinase — MAVYTSLSDSDMRALVADYYLGELVSFQGISGGVENTNYFLITTTGKYVVTLFEEFDLDEVPYFLDVVAHLKHKGFNVPAALIDIHGERLREVNARPAIIVDCFPGSELKQTDVTSCRLMGEALAKLHIAGEDFPEHRDSHRGVAWWHKTSRAIEAELEPQQAQLLMSQIAEFDVFMAEHKDLPKTTIHGDLFFNNTLFEGDKLSAIIDFYNACHSWVMYDLAIVVNDWCSDMTTGELDMTKYRALLKAYLHERDVSEEEALAWPYMLRIAALRFWLSRLEAWHGAKHDPVRLAQQHDPFVFQRILEARVRYVPALV, encoded by the coding sequence TTGGCTGTTTACACATCCCTTTCTGATTCTGACATGCGGGCCTTGGTGGCCGATTATTATTTAGGTGAACTGGTGTCTTTTCAGGGCATTTCCGGTGGCGTAGAAAACACCAACTACTTTTTGATTACTACCACGGGAAAGTACGTGGTGACGCTGTTTGAAGAGTTTGATCTAGATGAAGTACCGTACTTTTTAGATGTGGTCGCGCATTTGAAACACAAAGGGTTTAATGTGCCTGCGGCGTTGATCGACATTCATGGCGAGCGACTGCGCGAAGTAAATGCCCGTCCGGCGATTATTGTGGATTGTTTTCCAGGCAGTGAGCTAAAGCAAACCGATGTGACGTCGTGCCGATTGATGGGCGAAGCCTTGGCCAAGTTACACATTGCCGGTGAAGATTTTCCTGAGCATCGTGATAGTCACCGTGGTGTGGCGTGGTGGCACAAAACGAGCCGTGCCATTGAGGCAGAATTAGAGCCACAGCAAGCGCAATTACTTATGTCGCAAATTGCAGAGTTTGATGTATTTATGGCGGAACACAAAGACCTTCCAAAAACCACGATTCATGGGGATTTGTTCTTCAACAACACCTTGTTTGAAGGCGACAAACTGTCAGCGATTATCGATTTTTACAACGCTTGTCATTCTTGGGTGATGTACGATTTAGCCATTGTGGTGAACGACTGGTGTTCTGATATGACAACGGGCGAATTGGATATGACCAAATACCGCGCCTTGTTAAAAGCCTATTTACATGAACGCGATGTCAGTGAAGAAGAAGCATTGGCTTGGCCTTACATGCTTCGTATTGCGGCGCTGCGCTTTTGGTTGTCGCGTTTGGAAGCGTGGCATGGTGCTAAGCACGATCCGGTTCGATTGGCGCAGCAACATGACCCGTTTGTGTTTCAACGTATTTTAGAAGCGCGCGTTCGTTACGTGCCTGCTTTGGTGTAA